In Kwoniella pini CBS 10737 chromosome 2, complete sequence, a single genomic region encodes these proteins:
- a CDS encoding superoxide dismutase [Cu-Zn] codes for MVKAIAVLKGDSSVQGVITFTQEADGSPVTVSGDIKNLSANAERGFHIHEFGDNSNGCTSAGPHFNPHGKNHGGPDADERHVGDLGNVKTDGSGTAAVSITDKSISLFGPYSIIGRTVVVHEGTDDFGKGGHADSLKTGNAGGRAACGVM; via the exons ATGGTCAAG GCTATCGCTGTTCTCAAAGGTGACTCTTCCGTCCAAGGTGTTATCACCTTCACTCAAGAAGCGGATGGATCTCCAGTAACCGTCTCTGGTGAC ATCAAGAACCTCTCTGCCAACGCTGAAAGAGGTTTCCACATTCACGAATTCGGAGACAACTCTAACGGTTGTACCTCTGCCGGTCCCCACTTCAACCCTCACGGTAAGAACCACGGTGGACCAGATGCTGATGAGAGACACGTTGGTGATCTCG GTAACGTCAAGACCGACGGTTCCGGTACCGCCGCTGTCTCTATCACTGACAAGTCCATTTCCCTTTTCGGCCCTTACTCCATTATCGGTCGAACTGTCGTAGTACACGAAGGTACCGATGATTTCGGTAAGGGTGGACACGCAGACTCCCTCAAGACCGGTAACGCCGGTGGTAGAGCCGCTTGTGGTGTCATGTGA